From the Nocardiopsis changdeensis genome, one window contains:
- a CDS encoding glycosyltransferase: MTVTDGEERTSPAGERAPVRGRRILLWHVHGSWTTAFVQGAHTFLLPVTPDRGPDGRGRARTWDWPDRAREVPWEEVGASEPDLVVLQRPHEAGLAERLLGRVPGRDVPAVYVEHNTPRGDVPLTRHPLADRDDIPVVHVTGFNALMWDCGRAPVRVVEHGVPDPGHRRVAREPRAGVVVNEPLRRWRFTGTDLLAGLAEEVPLDLFGMGVEGVPEHLGTPQGRIRVREDLPQALMHDELSRTSVYVHTSRWTSLGLSLIEAMMLGLPVVALGATEAYEAVPAGAGAVSTDPRFLAEAARSFVEDPGLAERVGAQARRAALRRYGLTRFLDEWDRLIEEVTG; this comes from the coding sequence ATGACCGTGACCGATGGGGAGGAGCGGACCTCCCCGGCGGGGGAGCGCGCGCCGGTGCGCGGGCGCCGCATCCTGCTCTGGCACGTCCACGGGTCGTGGACCACCGCCTTCGTGCAGGGGGCGCACACCTTCCTGCTGCCGGTGACGCCCGACCGGGGCCCCGACGGCCGGGGGCGTGCGCGCACCTGGGACTGGCCCGACCGGGCCCGCGAGGTGCCCTGGGAGGAGGTGGGCGCGAGCGAGCCGGACCTGGTGGTGCTCCAGCGCCCCCACGAGGCCGGGCTCGCCGAGCGGCTGCTGGGCCGTGTCCCGGGGCGGGACGTGCCCGCGGTGTACGTGGAGCACAACACGCCGCGCGGGGACGTGCCGCTGACCCGGCACCCCCTCGCCGACCGCGACGACATCCCGGTCGTGCACGTCACCGGGTTCAACGCCCTGATGTGGGACTGCGGGCGGGCGCCGGTGCGCGTGGTGGAGCACGGGGTCCCCGACCCCGGCCACCGGCGGGTCGCCCGGGAGCCGCGCGCGGGGGTGGTCGTCAACGAGCCGCTGCGCCGCTGGCGGTTCACGGGCACCGACCTCCTCGCCGGACTGGCCGAGGAGGTCCCCCTGGACCTGTTCGGGATGGGGGTGGAGGGCGTCCCCGAGCACCTGGGGACCCCGCAGGGGCGCATCCGCGTCCGCGAGGACCTGCCCCAGGCGCTGATGCACGACGAGCTGTCCCGGACCAGCGTCTACGTCCACACGTCGAGGTGGACCTCGCTGGGGCTGTCCCTCATCGAGGCCATGATGCTCGGCCTGCCGGTGGTCGCGCTCGGCGCCACCGAGGCCTACGAGGCGGTGCCGGCCGGGGCGGGGGCGGTCTCCACCGACCCCCGTTTCCTGGCGGAGGCGGCCCGGTCCTTCGTCGAGGACCCCGGGCTGGCCGAACGGGTCGGCGCGCAGGCCCGGCGGGCCGCGCTGCGCCGCTACGGACTCACCAGGTTCCTGGACGAGTGGGACCGGTTGATCGAGGAGGTGACGGGATGA
- a CDS encoding glycosyltransferase family 9 protein, whose translation MRAGTVLVARPDGMGDVLLSGPAVRAVARHADRVVYLAGPRGAGAARMLPGVDRVITCTVPWIAADPPPVDPVRVRRLVRLLAGLGIDRAVLPTSFHQSPLPLALVLRMAGVPWNGAISEDYPGSLLDVRHRVEEGLPETERMLSLVRACGMEPAPGDDGLPAVRGPLPDTRGLTGPDGYTVVHTGSDAPARAIPVSKAGEIVAALRARGGRVVLTGSAEEADRVPRAHGDPGVVVLAGRTRLPELAGVLSRAAAAVCGNTGPAHLAAAVRTPVVSLFSPVVPAAVWAPRGSRVRVLGDQGARCAGSRARVCPVPGHPCLSGVSPESVLAAVDEIREDR comes from the coding sequence GTGAGGGCGGGAACGGTGCTGGTGGCCCGCCCGGACGGGATGGGCGACGTCCTGCTGTCCGGTCCGGCGGTGCGGGCCGTGGCCCGGCACGCGGACCGGGTCGTCTACCTGGCCGGGCCGCGCGGGGCCGGGGCGGCCCGGATGCTGCCCGGCGTGGACCGGGTGATCACCTGCACGGTGCCGTGGATCGCCGCCGACCCGCCGCCGGTGGACCCGGTGCGGGTGCGGCGCCTGGTGCGCCTGCTCGCCGGCCTGGGCATCGACCGCGCGGTCCTGCCCACCTCCTTCCACCAGTCGCCGCTGCCCCTGGCGCTGGTGCTGCGCATGGCCGGGGTGCCGTGGAACGGGGCCATCAGCGAGGACTACCCCGGGAGCCTGCTCGACGTCCGCCACCGGGTGGAGGAGGGGCTGCCCGAGACGGAGCGGATGCTCTCCCTGGTCCGGGCCTGCGGGATGGAGCCGGCGCCGGGCGACGACGGGCTGCCCGCGGTGCGCGGGCCCCTGCCCGACACCCGGGGGCTCACCGGGCCGGACGGGTACACGGTGGTGCACACCGGCTCCGACGCCCCCGCCCGGGCGATCCCCGTGTCCAAGGCGGGGGAGATCGTGGCGGCGCTGCGCGCCCGCGGCGGCCGCGTCGTCCTGACCGGTTCGGCCGAGGAGGCCGACCGGGTGCCCCGGGCGCACGGGGACCCGGGCGTGGTGGTCCTGGCCGGGCGCACCCGCCTGCCGGAACTGGCCGGGGTGCTGTCCCGGGCGGCGGCCGCGGTGTGCGGGAACACGGGGCCGGCCCACCTGGCCGCGGCGGTGCGCACCCCCGTGGTGTCCCTGTTCTCGCCGGTGGTCCCCGCGGCCGTGTGGGCGCCGCGCGGTTCCCGGGTCCGGGTCCTGGGGGACCAGGGCGCCCGGTGCGCGGGCAGCCGGGCGCGGGTGTGCCCGGTGCCGGGCCACCCCTGCCTGTCCGGTGTCTCCCCCGAGAGCGTTCTGGCCGCCGTCGACGAGATACGGGAGGACCGATGA
- a CDS encoding HAD-IIIA family hydrolase, whose translation MSARVEYAVVVPTVGRESLARALRPLVEAPEGAAPREIVVVDDRPPGRGAPLEVPDHPRLRVLGSGGRGPAAARQAGWHSCRAPWIVFLDDDVAPPDDWAERLCEDLDGRPEEVGGVQGRIVVPPPEGRAPTDAERATLALATARWITADMAYRRSALERVGGFDVRFRRAYREDTDLALRVVDAGFRLEWGGRMCVHPLRGGGRLRSLGAQRGNADDVLMDRLHGRGWRRRVGEGRGALRRHVVTTAVLAAAVGAALAGRRLPAGALALWWAGRTARFALERVRPGPRTPAEVADMAVTSAAVPPLACLHRLRGVVVHAGASRRPAVRAVLFDRDGTLIEDVPYNGDPDRVRPRPGAARAVELAVRCGLSVAVVSNQSGIARGLLTEREVGAVNERVERLLGRFDAWCVCPHGEGDGCACRKPEPGLVREAAERLGVRPYECAVIGDIGSDVEAARAAGARGILVPTAATRGEECRAAPESAADPFGAVVRLLGGSAP comes from the coding sequence GTGAGCGCGCGCGTGGAGTACGCGGTGGTCGTGCCCACGGTGGGGCGCGAGAGCCTGGCGCGGGCGTTGCGGCCGCTGGTGGAGGCGCCCGAGGGGGCGGCTCCGCGGGAGATCGTGGTGGTCGACGACCGGCCGCCCGGGCGGGGCGCTCCGCTGGAGGTGCCCGACCACCCGCGGCTGCGCGTGCTCGGCAGCGGCGGCCGCGGTCCCGCGGCCGCCCGCCAGGCCGGGTGGCACTCCTGCCGGGCACCGTGGATCGTGTTCCTGGACGACGACGTCGCCCCGCCCGACGACTGGGCCGAGCGCCTGTGCGAGGACCTGGACGGGCGCCCGGAGGAGGTGGGCGGCGTCCAGGGGCGGATCGTCGTCCCGCCGCCCGAGGGCCGGGCGCCCACCGACGCCGAGCGGGCCACGCTGGCGCTGGCGACGGCGCGGTGGATCACGGCGGACATGGCCTACCGCAGGTCCGCCCTGGAGCGGGTGGGCGGCTTCGACGTCCGGTTCCGCCGGGCCTACCGGGAGGACACCGACCTGGCCCTGCGCGTGGTGGACGCGGGCTTTCGCCTGGAGTGGGGCGGCCGGATGTGCGTCCACCCCCTGCGCGGGGGCGGCCGGCTGCGGAGCCTGGGCGCCCAGCGCGGCAACGCCGACGACGTGCTCATGGACCGCCTGCACGGGCGGGGCTGGCGGCGGCGGGTCGGCGAGGGCCGCGGGGCGCTGCGGCGGCACGTGGTGACGACGGCCGTCCTGGCCGCGGCGGTCGGGGCCGCCCTGGCCGGGCGCCGGCTCCCCGCCGGGGCGCTGGCGCTGTGGTGGGCGGGGCGCACCGCACGGTTCGCCCTGGAGCGGGTGCGCCCGGGGCCGCGGACCCCCGCCGAGGTCGCCGACATGGCGGTGACCAGCGCGGCCGTTCCGCCCCTGGCGTGCCTGCACCGGCTGCGGGGGGTGGTGGTCCACGCGGGCGCGTCCCGGCGCCCGGCGGTGCGCGCGGTCCTGTTCGACCGGGACGGCACCCTCATCGAGGACGTCCCCTACAACGGGGACCCCGACCGGGTGCGCCCGCGTCCGGGCGCCGCCCGGGCGGTGGAGCTGGCGGTCCGCTGCGGCCTGTCGGTCGCGGTGGTCAGCAACCAGTCGGGGATCGCCCGGGGGCTGCTGACCGAGCGGGAGGTCGGTGCGGTCAACGAGCGGGTGGAGCGCCTCCTGGGCCGCTTCGACGCCTGGTGCGTGTGCCCCCACGGGGAGGGCGACGGCTGCGCCTGCCGCAAACCGGAGCCGGGGCTGGTGCGCGAGGCGGCGGAGCGGTTGGGCGTGCGCCCGTACGAGTGCGCCGTGATCGGCGACATCGGCTCCGACGTGGAGGCGGCCCGGGCCGCCGGGGCGCGCGGGATCCTGGTGCCCACCGCGGCCACGCGCGGGGAGGAGTGCCGTGCGGCCCCCGAGTCGGCGGCCGACCCGTTCGGCGCCGTGGTGCGGCTGCTCGGCGGAAGCGCGCCGTGA
- a CDS encoding carbamoyltransferase — protein sequence MRVLGVNAVFHDPAAALVVDGRTVAAAEEERFSRRKHGKEPVPFSTWELPVEAMRWCLEEGGLSPRDLDAVTYSYHPDLADPDGPGQDARWEHLRLFYVERAPHFLESALPGLDRRRVVHVAHHVAHAASAVFAAPPFEGRRDCVVLVADGRGESGSHLVGSYTGGELEVLVRQPLPDSLGLVYEELTEHLGFHRSSDEYKVMALASYGRPTMLDAVREHLRYEGEGRVRARDVPWESLAPARSPGTEPGPEHADLAASVQEAVEEALLGVVGWAYERTGLRRLTMAGGVALNCVANSRVFREGPFDDVWVQPAAGDAGTALGGALYVAAKAGDDPQPMPGADLGRSWDEDELAALLRDAEVEVERPADLPAAVAAALADNALVAWFQGRSEYGPRALGHRSLLAHPADPANLERLNRVKGRERFRPVAPMVAQERAPEIFFGGPLPSPYMLFVHQVAQEWRERIPAVVHVDGTARVQTVSATDEPLTARLLSEFERRTGLPVLVNTSLNTAGRPMVDSPRDALECFGSAPVDVLAIGPFLVRRRRSAAA from the coding sequence ATGCGTGTCCTGGGTGTGAACGCGGTCTTCCATGACCCGGCCGCAGCGCTGGTCGTGGACGGCCGCACGGTGGCCGCGGCCGAGGAGGAGCGCTTCTCGCGCCGCAAGCACGGGAAGGAGCCGGTGCCCTTCTCCACCTGGGAGCTGCCGGTGGAGGCGATGCGCTGGTGCCTGGAGGAGGGCGGGCTGTCGCCGCGGGATCTGGACGCGGTCACCTACTCCTACCACCCGGACCTGGCCGACCCCGACGGGCCGGGGCAGGACGCCCGCTGGGAGCACCTGCGCCTGTTCTACGTCGAGCGGGCGCCGCACTTCCTGGAGTCGGCGCTGCCCGGGCTGGACCGCAGGCGGGTCGTCCACGTGGCCCACCACGTGGCCCACGCCGCGTCGGCGGTCTTCGCGGCGCCCCCGTTCGAGGGCCGCCGCGACTGCGTGGTCCTGGTCGCCGACGGCCGGGGCGAGTCCGGGTCCCACCTGGTCGGCTCCTACACCGGCGGGGAGTTGGAGGTGCTGGTCCGCCAGCCGCTGCCCGACTCGCTGGGGCTGGTCTACGAGGAGCTGACCGAGCACCTGGGCTTCCACCGCTCCAGTGACGAGTACAAGGTGATGGCCCTGGCCTCCTACGGGAGGCCGACGATGCTCGACGCGGTCCGCGAGCACCTGCGGTACGAGGGGGAGGGGCGGGTGCGCGCCCGCGACGTGCCCTGGGAGTCCCTGGCCCCCGCCCGCAGCCCCGGCACCGAGCCCGGGCCCGAGCACGCCGACCTGGCCGCGAGCGTCCAGGAGGCCGTGGAGGAGGCGCTCCTGGGCGTCGTGGGCTGGGCGTACGAGCGAACGGGCCTGCGGCGGCTGACCATGGCGGGCGGTGTCGCGCTCAACTGCGTCGCCAACAGCCGGGTCTTCCGCGAGGGCCCCTTCGACGACGTGTGGGTCCAGCCCGCCGCGGGGGACGCGGGGACCGCCCTGGGAGGGGCGCTGTACGTGGCGGCCAAGGCCGGCGACGACCCGCAGCCGATGCCCGGCGCGGACCTGGGGCGCTCCTGGGACGAGGACGAGCTGGCCGCCCTGCTGCGCGACGCCGAGGTCGAGGTGGAGCGCCCCGCGGACCTGCCCGCGGCGGTCGCCGCCGCGCTGGCGGACAACGCCCTGGTGGCGTGGTTCCAGGGCCGTTCGGAGTACGGTCCGCGGGCGCTGGGGCACCGCTCCCTGCTGGCGCACCCCGCCGACCCGGCGAACCTGGAGCGCCTGAACCGGGTCAAGGGGCGGGAGCGGTTCCGGCCGGTGGCCCCGATGGTGGCGCAGGAGCGGGCCCCGGAGATCTTCTTCGGCGGCCCCCTGCCCAGCCCGTACATGCTCTTCGTGCACCAGGTGGCGCAGGAGTGGCGCGAGCGCATCCCGGCGGTCGTCCACGTGGACGGCACGGCCCGGGTGCAGACGGTCTCGGCGACGGACGAGCCGCTCACCGCCCGCCTGCTGTCGGAGTTCGAGCGCCGGACGGGCCTGCCGGTCCTGGTCAACACCAGCCTCAACACCGCCGGGCGGCCGATGGTGGACTCGCCCCGGGACGCGCTGGAGTGCTTCGGGTCCGCGCCGGTGGACGTGCTGGCCATCGGCCCGTTCCTCGTGCGCCGCCGCCGGAGCGCGGCGGCGTGA
- a CDS encoding CBS domain-containing protein: MATKSISDVMTTQVRTVSPDTSLQEVARIMRDADLGDVLVTENDHLVGIVTDRDMVVRCVAENGNPADHTAGEICSSEVATVPPQSDIRDAVNTMREGAVRRLPVVDGDRVVGVVSMGDLAQAVDEKSALADVSSAAPNR, from the coding sequence ATGGCGACGAAGAGCATCTCCGACGTGATGACCACCCAGGTCCGCACCGTCTCACCCGACACGTCCCTGCAGGAGGTCGCGCGGATCATGCGCGACGCCGACCTGGGCGACGTCCTGGTGACCGAGAACGACCACCTGGTGGGCATCGTCACCGACCGGGACATGGTCGTGCGGTGCGTGGCCGAGAACGGGAACCCCGCCGACCACACCGCCGGCGAGATCTGCAGCTCCGAGGTGGCCACGGTGCCGCCGCAGAGCGACATCCGCGACGCCGTCAACACCATGCGCGAGGGCGCCGTACGCCGGCTCCCCGTCGTGGACGGCGACCGGGTCGTGGGCGTCGTGAGCATGGGCGACCTGGCCCAGGCCGTCGACGAGAAGTCGGCCCTGGCCGACGTCAGCTCCGCGGCCCCCAACCGGTGA
- a CDS encoding glycosyltransferase family 9 protein, with protein MVSRSLGLGDFVTAVPALRALERALPRWHRVLAGPSWYRHLLRLAGLRWEVLPTPALHVPEPRPRTAPELAVNLHGRGPQSTAALAALAPRGLWTHRHPQAPHRPGPPWPDGVHDADVWAALTTWHGVPADPRDLRWPRPEPPEGADRPTAVVHPGAASPARRWPPERFARVARDLSGLGLRVLVTGSRQEAAPAERVAEAAGLPQGSVLAGRTSLGLLAGLVAHARLLVCGDTGVAHLATAYGTPSVRLFGPVPPALWGPRRDGHLHTCLWSGRRGDPHGTELDPGLALIGTGEVTAACHRLLEATAPGATGTWTATPESTLQKRSDRNVSNRLSGHIGHEATHRSRSHGAG; from the coding sequence CTGGTGAGCCGCTCACTGGGACTGGGGGACTTCGTCACCGCCGTCCCCGCGCTGCGGGCGCTCGAACGGGCCCTGCCGCGATGGCACCGCGTCCTGGCCGGGCCCTCCTGGTACCGCCACCTCCTGCGCCTGGCCGGACTCCGCTGGGAGGTCCTGCCCACCCCCGCGCTGCACGTGCCCGAACCGCGCCCGCGCACGGCCCCCGAACTCGCGGTCAACCTCCACGGCCGCGGCCCGCAGAGCACGGCCGCCCTGGCCGCGCTGGCGCCCCGCGGCCTGTGGACCCACCGGCACCCCCAGGCCCCGCACCGGCCGGGCCCGCCCTGGCCCGACGGGGTCCACGACGCCGACGTGTGGGCCGCCCTGACCACCTGGCACGGCGTCCCCGCCGACCCCCGCGACCTGCGCTGGCCCCGGCCGGAGCCGCCCGAGGGGGCCGACCGGCCCACCGCCGTCGTCCACCCCGGGGCGGCCTCCCCGGCCCGCCGGTGGCCGCCCGAGCGCTTCGCCCGCGTCGCACGGGACCTCTCCGGCCTCGGCCTGCGCGTCCTGGTCACCGGCTCCCGGCAGGAGGCCGCACCGGCCGAACGCGTCGCGGAGGCCGCCGGACTGCCCCAGGGGTCGGTCCTGGCGGGCCGCACCTCCCTGGGCCTGCTGGCCGGGCTCGTCGCCCACGCCCGGCTCCTGGTGTGCGGCGACACGGGCGTGGCGCACCTGGCGACCGCGTACGGCACGCCCTCGGTCCGCCTGTTCGGACCGGTCCCCCCGGCGCTGTGGGGCCCCCGCCGGGACGGCCACCTGCACACCTGCCTGTGGTCGGGCCGCCGCGGCGACCCCCACGGCACGGAGCTCGACCCGGGCCTGGCCCTGATCGGGACCGGCGAGGTGACCGCCGCGTGCCACCGCCTCCTGGAGGCCACCGCCCCCGGGGCGACCGGCACATGGACGGCCACTCCGGAGTCAACACTCCAGAAAAGAAGTGACCGAAACGTTAGTAACCGTCTCAGTGGGCACATAGGCCACGAGGCCACCCATCGGAGCCGTTCACACGGCGCCGGGTGA
- a CDS encoding SigB/SigF/SigG family RNA polymerase sigma factor: MPIETGPAVDEKEVEGRSAEELLEGLQALPQDDPEAIRIQEEVLELYRPLLYRIARHYSGRGEPYEDLRQTAHLGLVKAVHGYNPHRGKKFISYLLPTVTGEIKRHFRDHTWAVRVPRRHQERRGRLHRVSIEFQQRHAREPGIDELAREMDLPRAEVEELLQASEAYSTLSLDLPDHKDEEGSPTLEERIGGEDDSYELVLERESLRPAMCCLDDRERVLLRLRFFEDLTQAQIAEEIGCSQMHVSRLLAATLDKLRERVDRDETPS, from the coding sequence ATGCCCATCGAGACCGGCCCCGCAGTCGACGAGAAGGAAGTCGAGGGGCGCTCGGCGGAAGAACTCCTGGAGGGGCTCCAGGCCCTGCCCCAGGACGACCCGGAGGCGATCCGCATCCAGGAAGAGGTCCTGGAGCTGTACCGGCCCCTGCTGTACCGGATCGCCCGCCACTACAGCGGACGCGGCGAGCCCTACGAGGACCTGCGCCAGACCGCCCACCTGGGCCTGGTCAAGGCCGTCCACGGCTACAACCCCCACCGCGGCAAGAAGTTCATCTCCTACCTGCTGCCCACCGTCACCGGCGAGATCAAGCGCCACTTCCGAGACCACACCTGGGCGGTGCGCGTGCCCCGCCGCCACCAGGAGCGGCGCGGCCGCCTCCACCGGGTGAGCATCGAGTTCCAGCAGCGCCACGCCCGCGAGCCCGGCATCGACGAGCTCGCCCGCGAGATGGACCTGCCCCGGGCCGAGGTCGAGGAGCTGCTCCAGGCCTCCGAGGCCTACAGCACCCTGTCCCTGGACCTGCCCGACCACAAGGACGAGGAGGGGAGCCCCACCCTGGAGGAGAGGATCGGCGGCGAGGACGACTCCTACGAACTGGTCCTGGAACGCGAGTCCCTGCGCCCGGCCATGTGCTGCCTGGACGACCGCGAGCGCGTCCTGCTCCGGCTGCGCTTCTTCGAGGACCTCACCCAGGCGCAGATCGCCGAGGAGATCGGCTGCTCCCAGATGCACGTCTCCCGACTCCTGGCCGCCACCCTGGACAAGCTCAGGGAACGGGTGGACCGGGACGAGACGCCGAGCTGA
- a CDS encoding aromatic acid exporter family protein has translation MTRDVRGTERLPARAARRARRALTRGTPERETAVLVLKAALAATLSWLVSFGLIKATTPAFAPFAALLMVETTLYRSLLRSLRMLGAVLLGLALTTVLAILAGPGYAVFALAALAALLIGRWRRLGDQGNQVATAAFFAFSVFVSLNGAQAVVSQAAEIFAVVLIGAGIGVAVNLLLLPPLRLRGAAAAVASLAGGLRGLCQDMGDALREGRPDRDTARRWGERTDELLRSARQAREATGTARESIIYNPRRLLHSGTLHVSDHDRLVDALERAAHQTASIARSLTYSPQDDEETGPAMMARCGDLLLTTAEAWRVLEEWEDTEVPGWDPPVEGFHTAVERTDRSERELERHCRSGGGPPLDDPSLPYGVLLVESVRLLDELRSVDEVLAASVPSSR, from the coding sequence GTGACCCGCGACGTCCGAGGGACCGAGCGGCTCCCCGCCCGCGCCGCCCGCCGGGCCCGGCGGGCCCTGACCCGGGGCACACCGGAGCGGGAGACCGCCGTCCTGGTCCTGAAGGCCGCCCTGGCCGCCACCCTGTCCTGGCTGGTCTCCTTCGGCCTCATCAAGGCGACGACACCCGCGTTCGCGCCGTTCGCCGCCCTGCTGATGGTGGAGACCACCCTCTACCGCTCCCTGTTGCGCTCGCTGCGCATGCTCGGGGCGGTCCTGCTGGGCCTCGCCCTGACCACCGTCCTGGCGATCCTGGCGGGACCGGGGTACGCGGTCTTCGCCCTGGCGGCGCTGGCGGCCCTGCTGATCGGCCGCTGGCGCCGCCTCGGCGACCAGGGGAACCAGGTCGCCACGGCGGCGTTCTTCGCCTTCTCCGTCTTCGTCTCCCTGAACGGGGCGCAGGCGGTGGTGTCCCAGGCCGCGGAGATCTTCGCCGTCGTCCTGATCGGGGCCGGCATCGGGGTGGCCGTCAACCTCCTCCTGCTGCCGCCGCTGCGCCTGCGCGGCGCCGCCGCGGCCGTGGCCTCCCTGGCGGGCGGGCTGCGCGGCCTGTGCCAGGACATGGGCGACGCACTGCGCGAGGGCCGCCCCGACCGCGACACCGCGCGGCGGTGGGGCGAACGCACCGACGAGCTGCTGCGCAGTGCCCGGCAGGCGCGCGAGGCCACCGGGACCGCCCGGGAGAGCATCATCTACAACCCGCGCCGGCTGCTCCACTCCGGCACACTCCACGTCAGCGACCACGACCGGCTCGTCGACGCCCTGGAACGGGCCGCCCACCAGACCGCCTCCATCGCCCGGAGCCTCACGTACAGCCCCCAGGACGACGAGGAGACCGGGCCCGCCATGATGGCGCGGTGCGGGGACCTGCTCCTGACCACCGCCGAGGCCTGGCGCGTCCTGGAGGAGTGGGAGGACACCGAGGTCCCCGGCTGGGATCCGCCCGTCGAGGGGTTCCACACGGCCGTCGAGCGGACCGACCGCTCCGAACGGGAACTGGAGCGGCACTGCCGGAGCGGCGGCGGCCCGCCGCTGGACGACCCCTCGCTCCCCTACGGGGTGCTCCTGGTGGAGTCCGTGCGCCTGCTCGACGAACTCCGGTCGGTGGACGAGGTCCTGGCCGCCTCCGTCCCCTCCTCTCGCTGA
- a CDS encoding HIT family protein, with translation MPTLFTRIIDRELPGHFVWEDPVAVAFLTIAPLRPGHTLVVPRAEVDDWTTADPELLAHCTGVARAVGRGVKKAWDAPRAGLIIAGLEVPHLHIHVSPIWEPSDLDVSDLPVEKDETVLGEAADRLRRALAELGYPEAVPPR, from the coding sequence ATGCCGACTCTGTTCACCCGCATCATCGACCGCGAGCTGCCGGGCCACTTCGTCTGGGAGGACCCGGTCGCCGTCGCGTTCCTCACCATCGCGCCGCTGCGCCCCGGGCACACGCTCGTCGTACCGCGCGCGGAGGTGGACGACTGGACCACCGCCGACCCGGAGCTGCTGGCCCACTGCACGGGCGTGGCCCGGGCCGTCGGCCGGGGTGTGAAGAAGGCGTGGGACGCCCCGCGGGCGGGACTGATCATCGCCGGCCTGGAGGTCCCCCACCTGCACATCCACGTGTCACCGATCTGGGAGCCGAGCGACCTCGACGTCTCGGACCTGCCCGTGGAGAAGGACGAGACCGTGCTGGGCGAGGCCGCCGACCGGCTGCGCCGGGCGCTGGCCGAGCTGGGCTACCCCGAGGCCGTCCCGCCCCGCTGA
- the mgrA gene encoding L-glyceraldehyde 3-phosphate reductase, which yields MTYVAAPERYDGTMLYRRTGRSGLDLPVLSLGYWHNFGDDRPFETQRAIARRAFDLGITHHDLANNYGPPYGAAEINFGRLMREDFAPYRDEMVVSTKAGWDMWPGPYGQGGGSRKYVLASLDRSLQRMGLDYVDIFYSHRLDASTPLEETMGALDTAVRQGKALYVGVSSYDAERTRRAYEILHGLGTPLLIHQPSYSMLNRWIETEGLLDTVGELGVGVIGFTALAQGLLTDRYLNGVPEGSRATQDKSFDAGWLSEETLGHLRALAGIAAERGQTLAQLALAWALRDPRVTSLVIGASSVAQLEQNVAALGNLEFTDRELAAIDEHAIDGGVDLWHDARTGAL from the coding sequence ATGACCTACGTCGCCGCCCCCGAACGCTACGACGGAACCATGCTCTACCGGCGCACCGGCCGGTCCGGCCTCGACCTGCCCGTGCTCTCGCTGGGGTACTGGCACAACTTCGGCGACGACCGCCCCTTCGAGACCCAGCGGGCCATCGCACGCCGCGCCTTCGACCTGGGCATCACCCACCACGACCTGGCCAACAACTACGGGCCGCCCTACGGGGCCGCCGAGATCAACTTCGGCCGCCTCATGCGCGAGGACTTCGCCCCCTACCGCGACGAGATGGTCGTCTCCACCAAGGCCGGGTGGGACATGTGGCCGGGGCCGTACGGGCAGGGGGGCGGCTCCCGCAAGTACGTGCTGGCCTCGCTGGACCGGTCGCTGCAGCGCATGGGCCTGGACTACGTCGACATCTTCTACTCCCACCGGCTGGACGCCTCCACCCCCCTGGAGGAGACCATGGGGGCGCTGGACACCGCCGTGCGCCAGGGCAAGGCGCTGTACGTGGGCGTCTCCTCCTACGACGCCGAGCGCACCCGGAGGGCGTACGAGATCCTGCACGGGCTGGGGACGCCGCTGCTCATCCACCAGCCCTCCTACTCGATGCTCAACCGGTGGATCGAGACCGAGGGGCTGCTCGACACCGTCGGCGAACTGGGCGTGGGCGTCATCGGGTTCACGGCGCTGGCCCAGGGGCTGCTCACCGACCGGTACCTGAACGGCGTGCCGGAGGGGTCCCGGGCCACCCAGGACAAGTCCTTCGACGCCGGGTGGCTGTCGGAGGAGACGCTGGGGCACCTGCGAGCGCTCGCCGGCATCGCAGCGGAGCGCGGGCAGACGCTGGCGCAGCTGGCGCTGGCCTGGGCGCTGCGCGACCCGCGTGTGACGTCGCTGGTCATCGGGGCGTCGTCGGTGGCGCAGCTGGAGCAGAACGTGGCGGCGCTGGGGAACCTGGAGTTCACCGACCGGGAGCTGGCGGCGATCGACGAGCACGCGATCGACGGCGGCGTGGACCTGTGGCACGACGCCCGGACCGGCGCGCTGTAG
- a CDS encoding DUF397 domain-containing protein, producing MDEWRKSTYSNCEGNCVEVRETPRATDVRDTQHREAGHLSFTPGEWSALLRSLIR from the coding sequence ATGGACGAATGGCGCAAGAGCACCTACAGCAACTGCGAGGGCAACTGCGTGGAGGTCCGGGAGACCCCTCGGGCCACGGACGTCCGGGACACGCAGCACCGCGAGGCCGGCCACCTCTCCTTCACCCCCGGCGAGTGGTCCGCGCTCCTGCGCTCGCTGATCCGCTGA
- a CDS encoding DUF397 domain-containing protein, which translates to MAEWHKSTYSDGGANCVEAREFTAGADVRDTQNREAGYLTFDRMEWAALVRSVSR; encoded by the coding sequence ATGGCTGAGTGGCACAAGAGCACCTACTCGGACGGCGGTGCCAACTGCGTTGAAGCGCGCGAGTTCACCGCGGGTGCCGATGTCCGGGACACGCAGAACCGTGAGGCCGGCTACCTGACCTTCGACCGGATGGAGTGGGCGGCGTTGGTGCGCTCCGTGAGCCGCTGA